TCCCATGATGAAACCAGCAATGAATTTAAAAAAGTTATTTGAAGAAAAAGGATATAAGTATACGATACAGAGGGAAAAGATATTTGAGATATTAATGAAACATGGTGAAGAACATCTAACGGCAACCGGCATCTACGAGCTTGTGAAGTTAAACCACCCCGATATCAGCATGGCAACTGTGTACCGAACCTTACTGATTTTTGAAGAACTGCACATTATAAATAAACTAGGGTCTGAGAATGAATACAACAGATATGAATTCAATGCAAATAACGATGCCCACAAACATTATCATTTGATTTGCGTTAAATGCGGGCAGATTAAAGATATAAAAGAAAACTTTATGACCGATATGAGTGAAAATATCTTAGAAAAGTATCATTTTATAGTCAATGGGTATAGCCAAAGACTATATGGGATATGCAAAGATTGTTTAGTGAAAAAAGTGCAAGATAAGGCAGCGAAAATTGCCGTATCGGGAGCAGGTAACGAATTATGAGATGGCTGTGTATCACTTAAAAAACTAAACTTGAATGGCTGGAAGCAAAAGAACATTAATATCGCACAGATCAACTGGTACGAGGATATGCCTGACACCTCAAACCTTGATACTAAACCTGAGCGATTAATGGCAAAAGAAAGTTCATTTACCGGTTGAGTAATTTTAAACCGGCGAATTCCAAATTTCAGAGCAGGACGAGCTCAATAAGAAGCCGGACTGTTCTTTTTGTCATATCTAAAGGATGGTACGGGCGATACTTAAATGAGAACGGTAGAAAGCGCTAGTAATATATGGTATTATTATAACATTGAAAACAGGAATTTACTGGCAGCATTGAAATTTGGAATTACATACTTTTATAGAAATTATTTTATAATGGAGATTATATATGGATTTGCTGAAAATCAGAGCATTTGAAGATGATGATATACTTTTAATGAAAACATGGTTAAATAAAGAGCACGTCATGAAATGGTACGAAGAT
The sequence above is a segment of the Oxobacter pfennigii genome. Coding sequences within it:
- a CDS encoding Fur family transcriptional regulator, which translates into the protein MMKPAMNLKKLFEEKGYKYTIQREKIFEILMKHGEEHLTATGIYELVKLNHPDISMATVYRTLLIFEELHIINKLGSENEYNRYEFNANNDAHKHYHLICVKCGQIKDIKENFMTDMSENILEKYHFIVNGYSQRLYGICKDCLVKKVQDKAAKIAVSGAGNEL